One genomic region from Kineobactrum salinum encodes:
- a CDS encoding S8 family serine peptidase: protein MAIKTMTLAAAVSVAVAGLVGNATAVGQTENGTADRMMQQRAADQVPAHLTQRKLDTAITTERRARQPVDAALRGASGRQQVIVRLQEEPVARMRDKSAASRKSYKQKVKDEQKKFIDRASKAAPGGRVIAQTQVVVNAVFMEVDAADIEQLARDPDVFSINRVKNYEQHLAETVPYVGAAAVQQLGVDGSNIRVAVLDSGIDYTHAALGGEGTLEAYEAAWGTDIDDPANTSRDGLFPTAKVVEGHDFVGELWPTFGDLAPDDDPIDFDGHGSHVADIIAGVNGMAPGAELYAVKVCSAVATSCSGIALIQAIEYAADPNGDGDLSDAVDIINMSLGSNYGQPFDDDLAAAVDNASALGILTVASAGNGGNKPYVNGTPAAAPTALSVAQTQVPSAIQPFLTLNGVDYPAVFQPWSQEPTGVISGELQYGDGAGGNLEGCDPFAPDSLAGLVVLIDRGACNFTLKVKNVGDAGGIVGIIGLVDSSDPFVGGDGGDRPIDIPGYMISQANANIFKASVGDEVTVDPAKGVPLVGQMVGSSSRGPQHESTTLIKPEIGAPGASVSAIAGSGADTGPFGGTSGAAPMVSGAAALLMQSEPGLTPAEVKARLMNTGETDIDTDPVSGLAPISRIGGGELRVDRAYNSPVSAWDAATLQGALSFGFIDVDKSVVTLNRTVNVRNYSNQARTYSVASEFRYANDAATDAVAVELSSSSIEVDAGQTGSVNVKLTIHGDRLPGNAMNSGSEGANPAPLTLNEYDGYLVFDDGMDPIQVPWHVLPRKAANVKGRQVLTFKDGIDEIRVNNIGMGTAQNDAYSLIALSDDLPSGGVGEQSPTPDLRAVGVNTIPVPAGFCSAEASFLWTFAINTWERQQHLLPVSHQVLLDTDRDGEVDYIVLNRDLSGLDTITDGRQLSWVVDNETGDASAFFFAEHATNTANTVLTICAEQIGMSDSDLLATPVDVSVLAQDFYFGGPGDEVTGLTITPLGERYFAEPVDISGRGRGVLTVYDFGEFVGNTPEHGVMLFTNGDRGAGARAAPPPTPRHCCSRPSRLRVADLSSPASGRGRFPVH from the coding sequence ATGGCGATCAAAACGATGACCCTGGCGGCTGCGGTCAGCGTGGCTGTAGCCGGCCTCGTGGGCAATGCAACCGCGGTGGGGCAAACGGAAAACGGTACCGCTGACCGGATGATGCAGCAGCGTGCTGCGGATCAAGTGCCTGCCCATCTCACCCAGCGCAAACTCGATACCGCGATCACCACGGAACGCCGCGCGCGACAACCGGTCGATGCAGCACTGCGCGGTGCCAGTGGCCGCCAGCAGGTGATCGTGCGCCTGCAGGAGGAGCCGGTGGCGCGCATGCGCGACAAGTCGGCTGCGAGCCGCAAATCCTACAAGCAGAAGGTGAAGGATGAGCAGAAGAAGTTCATCGACCGGGCCAGCAAAGCCGCGCCCGGCGGCAGGGTGATCGCCCAGACGCAGGTGGTCGTCAACGCGGTCTTCATGGAAGTCGATGCCGCTGATATCGAGCAACTGGCACGCGACCCGGACGTCTTCAGCATCAACCGGGTAAAGAACTATGAGCAGCATCTGGCCGAAACCGTTCCCTACGTCGGCGCCGCCGCGGTCCAGCAGTTGGGCGTGGACGGCAGCAATATCAGGGTGGCGGTGCTGGATTCCGGTATCGACTATACCCACGCCGCGCTCGGCGGCGAGGGTACCCTCGAGGCCTACGAGGCGGCCTGGGGCACGGACATCGACGATCCGGCCAATACCAGCCGGGACGGATTGTTCCCCACCGCCAAGGTGGTGGAAGGCCACGATTTTGTCGGCGAGCTGTGGCCGACTTTCGGCGATCTCGCGCCGGACGACGATCCCATCGATTTCGATGGTCACGGCAGTCATGTCGCCGACATCATCGCCGGCGTCAACGGCATGGCTCCGGGAGCGGAGCTGTATGCGGTCAAGGTCTGCAGCGCGGTGGCCACGTCCTGTTCGGGTATCGCGTTGATCCAGGCTATCGAATATGCGGCGGATCCCAATGGCGATGGCGACCTGTCGGATGCCGTGGACATCATCAACATGTCGCTGGGCTCCAACTACGGCCAGCCCTTTGACGACGATCTCGCGGCAGCGGTCGACAACGCCTCTGCACTGGGCATCCTGACGGTGGCATCGGCCGGCAATGGCGGCAACAAGCCGTACGTCAATGGTACGCCGGCGGCGGCCCCCACCGCGCTGTCGGTGGCCCAGACCCAGGTGCCCTCCGCGATCCAGCCCTTCCTGACCCTGAACGGGGTCGACTACCCGGCGGTGTTCCAGCCCTGGTCGCAGGAGCCGACCGGCGTGATCAGCGGTGAGCTGCAATACGGGGATGGCGCCGGCGGCAATCTCGAGGGTTGCGATCCGTTCGCACCGGACAGCCTCGCGGGCCTGGTGGTGTTGATTGATCGCGGAGCCTGCAATTTCACGCTGAAGGTGAAGAATGTCGGTGATGCCGGAGGCATCGTGGGCATCATCGGCCTGGTGGACAGCAGCGATCCCTTCGTCGGCGGTGATGGCGGTGACCGGCCTATCGATATTCCGGGTTACATGATCAGCCAGGCCAACGCCAATATCTTCAAGGCCAGTGTCGGCGATGAGGTGACGGTGGACCCGGCCAAGGGTGTGCCGCTGGTCGGCCAGATGGTCGGCAGCTCTTCGCGCGGGCCCCAGCATGAATCGACCACGCTGATCAAGCCGGAGATCGGGGCTCCCGGCGCATCGGTATCCGCCATCGCGGGCTCCGGCGCCGACACCGGGCCGTTCGGCGGCACCTCCGGCGCAGCGCCGATGGTCTCCGGGGCCGCCGCGCTGCTGATGCAGAGCGAGCCCGGGCTGACACCGGCGGAGGTGAAGGCGCGGCTGATGAATACGGGAGAAACCGATATCGATACCGATCCGGTCAGCGGGCTGGCGCCGATTTCCCGCATCGGCGGTGGCGAACTGCGGGTGGACAGGGCCTACAATTCCCCGGTGTCCGCCTGGGATGCAGCGACCCTCCAGGGGGCCTTGAGCTTCGGTTTCATCGACGTGGACAAGAGCGTCGTGACGCTGAACCGGACGGTCAATGTCCGCAACTACTCGAACCAGGCCAGGACCTACAGCGTGGCGTCCGAATTCCGCTACGCCAATGATGCGGCGACGGATGCGGTAGCCGTGGAGCTCTCTTCCAGCAGTATAGAGGTGGACGCAGGCCAGACCGGGTCGGTGAACGTGAAGTTGACCATCCACGGTGACCGCCTGCCGGGCAACGCGATGAACTCGGGCAGCGAGGGCGCCAACCCCGCTCCGCTGACGCTCAACGAGTACGATGGCTACCTGGTGTTCGACGATGGCATGGACCCGATCCAGGTTCCCTGGCATGTGCTGCCGCGCAAGGCGGCCAATGTCAAGGGGCGTCAGGTGTTGACCTTCAAGGACGGTATCGACGAGATCAGGGTGAACAACATCGGCATGGGCACAGCGCAGAACGATGCCTACAGCCTGATCGCACTCAGTGACGATTTGCCCTCGGGTGGTGTGGGCGAACAATCACCGACACCGGACCTCCGCGCAGTCGGGGTCAATACAATCCCGGTTCCCGCCGGCTTCTGCTCGGCCGAGGCGTCATTCCTCTGGACCTTCGCGATCAACACCTGGGAACGGCAGCAGCACCTGTTGCCGGTCAGCCACCAGGTGCTGCTGGATACCGACCGCGACGGTGAGGTGGATTACATCGTCCTCAACCGGGACCTGTCTGGACTGGACACCATCACCGACGGCCGCCAGTTGTCGTGGGTAGTGGACAACGAGACAGGGGATGCCAGCGCATTCTTCTTCGCCGAGCACGCCACCAATACCGCCAATACGGTATTGACGATCTGTGCCGAACAGATCGGCATGAGTGACAGTGATCTGCTGGCCACTCCGGTGGATGTGTCGGTACTGGCCCAGGACTTCTACTTTGGTGGTCCAGGCGATGAAGTCACCGGCCTCACGATCACACCGCTCGGTGAGCGCTACTTCGCAGAGCCGGTGGACATTTCCGGACGTGGCAGGGGGGTCCTGACGGTCTACGACTTTGGTGAATTCGTGGGCAATACACCGGAACACGGTGTGATGCTGTTCACCAATGGCGACCGCGGGGCCGGTGCGCGGGCGGCGCCACCGCCGACACCGAGGCACTGCTGTTCACGGCCCAGTAGGCTTCGCGTGGCCGACCTCTCCTCTCCCGCCTCCGGGCGGGGGAGGTTTCCTGTACACTGA
- a CDS encoding PQQ-dependent sugar dehydrogenase yields MVRIFKLIPVLILAFAGACGGGSGGDEGPPGAPQPPPPGEPFGLTERESLAPLSLPGEPVSPGSLSLRQRYPALNFPGALFLAAVPGEDRLAVVRQSGRLEVFEQADTVASKRTVLNLEQRVLFAGEQGLLGLAFDPDFAGNRYIYLHYSAAEPRRSVISRFHWPVQSDLVDPASEKIILEVAQPFANHNGGMLAFGPDDMLYIALGDGGGGGDPRNNGQDTTTLLGSLLRIDVHPADPALPYAVPLDNPFVDDPAVRDEIWAYGLRNPYRFSFDRATGELWLGDVGQGALEEIDIVRAGDNLGWRVFEGTQRFDGSANMLPDNAFTPPVFEYGRAEGIAVIGGYVYRGSALPSLLGHYIYTDFGSGTVWALDYDGERVLSNQVIATADTPTSLGEDHAGEVFVVSRQGGLFGFTETGGGEIPDRLSKTGLFTDLVQLAPADGLVEYAVNHPFWSDGASKRRWIGLPGNSRITFSAADSWDFPAGTVIVKHFEILLDEADPQSLRRLETRVLVNGEGGWRGFTYRWDEAQQDAVLLSGRETQQLTLRNSAGVQREQLYTYPGRSDCLRCHTAAAGRVLGIRSAQLNGNFDYDGTVDNQLRSWNNIQLFSQDIGAASQYPAFAGPEDSAASVSDRARAYLDVNCAHCHRPNGPTPVDLDLRAGIDLAAMNAVNEMPQSGGLYSVDARIIVPGERDHSILWQRMLRRDSQAMPPLSSHRVDEMGSELVGRWIDQL; encoded by the coding sequence ATGGTCCGGATATTCAAGCTCATCCCCGTGCTGATACTGGCATTTGCCGGCGCCTGTGGCGGTGGTTCCGGCGGGGATGAAGGGCCGCCCGGGGCGCCGCAGCCACCGCCGCCAGGTGAGCCCTTCGGGCTGACCGAGCGGGAATCTCTGGCACCGCTGTCACTGCCGGGAGAACCGGTGTCGCCGGGCAGCCTGTCACTGAGGCAGCGCTATCCGGCGCTGAATTTCCCCGGCGCCCTGTTCCTGGCTGCGGTTCCCGGCGAGGACCGGCTGGCGGTAGTGCGGCAGTCGGGGCGGCTTGAAGTCTTCGAGCAGGCGGACACGGTGGCCAGCAAGCGCACCGTACTGAATCTGGAGCAGCGGGTTTTGTTCGCGGGCGAGCAGGGCCTGCTGGGACTGGCATTCGACCCGGACTTTGCCGGCAACCGCTATATCTACCTGCATTACAGCGCGGCCGAGCCGCGGCGCTCGGTGATTTCCCGGTTCCACTGGCCGGTGCAGTCGGACCTTGTGGATCCCGCCAGTGAGAAGATCATCCTGGAAGTGGCGCAGCCCTTCGCCAACCACAATGGTGGCATGTTGGCCTTCGGGCCCGACGACATGCTGTATATCGCGCTGGGGGACGGGGGTGGCGGCGGTGATCCCCGCAACAATGGCCAGGATACCACTACGCTGCTGGGCAGCCTGTTGCGCATCGACGTCCATCCCGCGGATCCCGCCCTGCCCTATGCAGTGCCATTGGACAACCCGTTTGTAGATGATCCGGCAGTCCGCGACGAGATCTGGGCCTATGGCCTGCGCAATCCATACCGGTTCTCCTTTGATCGTGCAACCGGGGAGCTGTGGCTGGGGGATGTGGGGCAGGGCGCGCTGGAGGAAATCGATATTGTCCGCGCGGGTGACAACCTGGGCTGGCGGGTGTTCGAGGGCACGCAGCGTTTCGACGGCAGCGCCAACATGTTGCCGGACAACGCGTTCACCCCGCCGGTGTTCGAATACGGCCGGGCCGAGGGTATCGCCGTGATTGGTGGCTATGTGTACCGGGGCTCGGCACTGCCCTCCCTGCTGGGGCACTATATCTACACCGACTTCGGCTCGGGTACCGTCTGGGCGCTGGATTACGACGGCGAGCGTGTGCTCAGCAACCAGGTTATCGCGACCGCCGATACCCCCACTTCACTGGGAGAGGATCATGCTGGAGAAGTATTTGTAGTTTCGCGGCAGGGCGGCCTGTTCGGCTTTACCGAGACCGGTGGCGGAGAGATCCCCGACCGGCTGTCGAAAACCGGCCTCTTCACCGATCTGGTACAGCTGGCGCCGGCGGACGGCCTGGTCGAATACGCCGTAAACCATCCTTTCTGGTCGGACGGCGCGTCCAAGCGGCGCTGGATCGGCTTGCCCGGCAACAGCCGGATCACCTTTTCCGCAGCGGACTCCTGGGATTTTCCCGCCGGGACGGTGATCGTCAAGCACTTCGAGATCCTGCTGGACGAAGCCGACCCACAATCCTTGCGGCGCCTGGAGACCCGGGTTCTGGTCAATGGTGAGGGCGGCTGGCGCGGCTTTACCTATCGCTGGGACGAGGCGCAGCAGGACGCCGTCCTGCTGTCCGGACGGGAAACGCAGCAGTTGACCCTTCGCAACAGCGCCGGTGTCCAGCGCGAGCAGTTGTATACCTACCCTGGCCGCAGCGACTGCCTGCGCTGCCACACCGCCGCGGCGGGCCGGGTACTGGGGATTCGCAGCGCGCAACTCAATGGAAACTTCGACTACGATGGCACGGTGGACAATCAGCTGCGCAGCTGGAACAACATCCAGTTGTTCAGCCAGGACATCGGCGCCGCGAGCCAGTACCCGGCTTTTGCGGGGCCAGAAGACAGTGCTGCCTCTGTCAGTGACCGGGCCCGCGCCTACCTCGATGTCAATTGCGCCCACTGCCACCGCCCCAACGGGCCGACCCCGGTGGATCTGGACCTGCGTGCCGGCATTGATCTGGCGGCGATGAATGCAGTGAATGAAATGCCGCAGAGCGGTGGTCTGTATTCTGTGGATGCGCGCATCATCGTGCCGGGCGAGCGGGATCACAGTATCCTGTGGCAGCGCATGCTGCGCCGCGACAGCCAGGCGATGCCGCCCCTGTCCAGCCACCGGGTGGACGAGATGGGCAGTGAGCTGGTGGGGCGATGGATCGACCAGTTGTAG
- a CDS encoding metallophosphoesterase family protein produces MIRVLQISDPHFGTQQPRVMAAALALGRQQTPDLVILSGDITQRARRGQFAAARHFVDQFHAPLLAVPGNHDLPLFNLFARLLNPYGNYRRAFGRNLEPEFETDQLLVVGVNSTRPGRHKDGEVSASQIERVAARLSQARPQQLRMVVLHHPVRAAEASDTSNLLLGREQAIPAWVDAGMDVVLGGHIHLPYVLPLYGRDGEAGRRAWTVQAGTALSRRTRGEVSNSVNLISYQPGNGAAHCTLERWDYDAAADGCFHPRQRTTLALNRPS; encoded by the coding sequence ATGATCCGGGTGTTGCAGATTTCCGACCCGCACTTTGGCACCCAGCAACCCCGGGTGATGGCTGCGGCACTGGCGCTGGGTCGTCAGCAGACCCCCGACCTGGTGATCCTCAGTGGCGATATAACCCAGCGCGCCCGGCGCGGTCAGTTTGCTGCCGCACGCCACTTCGTCGACCAGTTTCACGCGCCGCTGCTGGCCGTGCCCGGCAATCACGATCTGCCGCTGTTCAATCTGTTCGCACGGCTGCTGAATCCCTACGGCAACTATCGCCGCGCCTTCGGCCGGAACCTGGAGCCGGAGTTTGAAACCGACCAGCTGCTGGTGGTCGGCGTCAACAGCACCCGGCCCGGCCGGCACAAGGACGGCGAGGTTTCGGCCAGCCAGATTGAACGGGTGGCCGCCAGGCTGAGCCAGGCCCGGCCACAGCAGTTGCGGATGGTGGTGCTGCACCACCCGGTGCGCGCTGCGGAGGCCAGCGACACCTCCAACCTGCTGCTTGGGCGGGAACAGGCGATACCGGCCTGGGTGGACGCCGGCATGGATGTGGTACTGGGCGGACATATCCATCTGCCCTATGTACTGCCCCTGTACGGGCGGGACGGCGAAGCAGGGCGCCGCGCATGGACCGTGCAGGCCGGCACCGCGCTATCCAGGCGGACCCGCGGCGAGGTATCGAATTCAGTCAATCTGATCAGTTATCAGCCCGGCAACGGCGCAGCCCACTGTACCCTGGAGCGCTGGGACTACGATGCCGCCGCGGACGGCTGCTTCCACCCCCGGCAGCGCACCACTCTGGCGCTGAACCGGCCCAGCTGA
- a CDS encoding dodecin, with protein MNDHVYKTLEITGSSRNSVEEAVQTAISRTGETVQHLRWFEVSDIRGHILEGKVDHWQVTIKLGLTIEPPQ; from the coding sequence ATGAATGACCATGTATACAAGACACTGGAGATTACCGGCTCATCCAGGAATTCCGTCGAGGAGGCTGTGCAGACCGCCATCTCACGCACCGGGGAGACGGTCCAGCATCTGCGCTGGTTTGAAGTTTCCGATATCCGCGGCCACATCCTCGAAGGCAAGGTGGATCATTGGCAGGTGACGATCAAACTGGGATTGACGATCGAACCGCCCCAATAA
- a CDS encoding DUF2970 domain-containing protein — translation MDENTSPPTGSPQAPVQPPERAPHSVRELIAIVLAGHLGVRKRVQRHSDFNRGNGLQVFVAAACYFALVVAGLVLLVLVVTA, via the coding sequence ATGGATGAAAACACCTCGCCACCGACTGGGTCACCCCAGGCGCCTGTCCAACCGCCGGAGCGCGCTCCACATTCGGTCAGGGAGCTGATCGCGATCGTGCTGGCCGGCCATCTGGGTGTGCGCAAGCGTGTACAGCGGCACAGTGACTTCAACCGCGGCAACGGCCTGCAGGTATTTGTTGCGGCCGCCTGTTATTTTGCATTGGTGGTCGCCGGACTCGTATTATTGGTCCTTGTGGTCACGGCCTGA
- a CDS encoding diacylglycerol/lipid kinase family protein — MTESSAATPRPDAATLTGREPFFLVMNTGSGKQDADTVQETIAAAMAAAGRHYQLLAVVDGAGLAETAQQALQLAQQQNGIVVAVGGDGTLSAVSQVVLGSGVPFGVLPQGTFNYFGRSHGIPQDLGLALRCLLDAVIKPVNVGLLNDRVFLVNASLGLYPQLLQDREAFKQRFGRSRLVALWSALVTLLRAHRQLRVEIESDGKTRRLRTPSIVVGNNALQLEQMGLQRSDELAHDHLVAITSRPLGTLALYGLLLRGLLSRLGDDEHVISFGFDTLTVRLGAGRRRSKVAMDGEIFWLRAPLVFTVARGRLPLLVPRDPALAADE; from the coding sequence ATGACTGAGTCTTCTGCAGCTACGCCACGACCCGACGCCGCTACGCTGACCGGTCGCGAGCCCTTTTTCCTGGTCATGAACACCGGCTCCGGCAAGCAGGACGCCGATACTGTTCAGGAGACCATAGCCGCTGCGATGGCGGCGGCCGGCCGCCACTACCAGTTGCTGGCCGTGGTGGATGGGGCGGGCCTGGCGGAGACCGCCCAGCAGGCGCTGCAGCTGGCGCAGCAGCAAAACGGCATTGTCGTGGCTGTGGGTGGCGACGGCACGCTGAGCGCGGTCAGCCAGGTGGTGCTGGGTTCGGGGGTGCCTTTCGGCGTGCTGCCCCAGGGCACTTTCAATTATTTTGGCCGCAGTCACGGTATTCCCCAGGACCTCGGGCTTGCGCTGCGCTGCCTGCTGGATGCAGTGATCAAGCCGGTGAATGTGGGTCTGTTGAATGATCGGGTCTTTCTGGTCAATGCCAGCCTGGGACTGTATCCGCAACTGCTGCAGGACCGTGAAGCCTTCAAGCAGCGCTTCGGCCGCAGCCGCCTGGTAGCCCTCTGGTCGGCACTGGTGACGCTGCTCCGGGCTCACCGGCAGTTGCGGGTAGAGATCGAGAGCGACGGTAAAACCCGGCGGCTGCGTACACCCAGCATAGTGGTCGGCAATAATGCGCTGCAGTTGGAGCAGATGGGGCTGCAACGCTCGGACGAGCTGGCCCACGATCATCTGGTGGCGATCACCTCCAGGCCGTTGGGAACGCTGGCGTTGTACGGCCTGTTGCTGCGCGGCCTGTTGAGCCGGCTGGGCGACGACGAGCATGTGATCAGCTTTGGCTTCGATACCCTGACAGTGCGCCTGGGCGCGGGGCGGCGCCGCAGCAAGGTGGCCATGGATGGTGAAATTTTCTGGCTGCGCGCGCCGCTGGTTTTTACTGTGGCGCGGGGCCGGCTGCCGCTGCTGGTGCCGCGGGACCCCGCCCTGGCGGCAGATGAATGA